Genomic DNA from Theobroma cacao cultivar B97-61/B2 chromosome 3, Criollo_cocoa_genome_V2, whole genome shotgun sequence:
aaaaaaataccaaaataccaaaaaaatattgaCAATCACGTGTTTTCCATTTAATAAATAGTAGAATACAAAAAGCACCTGTTAAAAGAtataaaattactataaaatCCTATAAGTGAAAATCATTATAGTATAGATGGAAACAAACTCTAGTCTTTGGGATTCATGCACTTTGTATTTCTAGAATCCCGCAATGAAAGGTCATCTTCTCAGTTTTGTAATATGAGAATCTTTATTACCATCTAACTGTTACTCGAATTGTCAAGTTGGTGAACAAGGAGGGATGGAGACTCAACCAGAGACGCAAGACTCATCATCCAAACCGGAAACTCTCAACGATTGGCTTCCCATTACCAAGTCTCGCAATGCTAAGTGGTGGTACTCTGCCTTCCACAATGTCACTGCCATGGTTGGAGCAGGAGTTCTGGGTCTTCCGTATGCTATGTCTGAACTTGGATGGTACGTTCTGATATTCTCTTTCTATGTGAACGACTAAAATCTTGATTGGTTTCcaagaaaatgtgaaaatagtaaaaagaCTCAAACAGAGAgaacaaaaaattgaagggTTTGCCATGTAGGATTGAACCCATTTATATGTTTATGCCTTTgtcatttttgctttgtaCAGATTTCATGGTTTGATTATTGCATGAGAAAATTTTTCGATTTCTCTTCGTCATGACTTTTGAGATCGAATAGCATGTGTTTAAATGTTTTCgtgcaaaaataaaatgactCGAAAATTTTCATCAGGGGTGCTGGTACTGTTATCATGATATTGTCATGGGTGATCACTCTTTATACTTTATGGCAAATGGTGGAGATGCATGAGATGGTTCCTGGGAAGAGATTCGACAGGTACCACGAGTTGGGGCAGCATGCCTTTGGTGAAAAGCTGGGGCTGTGGGTAGTGGTGCCTCAGCAATTGATGGTGGAAGTTGGTGTCAACATTGTGTATATGGTCACAGGTGGAAAATCATTGAAGAAGTTCCATGACACCGTTTGCCCTAACTGCACAGACATCAGAACAACTTACTTCATCATGATCTTTGCATCAGTTCACTTTGTGCTCTCTCATCTCCCCAGTTTCAACTCCATCACCGCTGTCTCTTTTGCTGCTGCTATCATGTCCTTTAGGTACACTACATATCGTCTTTCAAATTTGGTGAAAATAGCCTACAAGCACCCGTTAATCAATTAGCTagtatttttttgttgatctaCCAGCTATTCTACAATTGCTTGGGTAGCCTCCATTCACAAAGGGGTTCAGCCAAGTGTGGAGTACATTGAAAGGGCCTCAACCAGTGCAGGGCAAGTGTTCGGCTTCTTCAGTGCTTTGGGAGATGTAGCCTTCGCCTTCGCTGGGCATAATGTGGTCTTGGAGATTCAGGCAACAATCCCATCCACCCCGGAGAAGCCATCCAAGAAACCCATGTGGAAAGGGGTGATTGTGGCCTACATCGTGGTTGCCTTGTGCTATTTCCCAGTTTCCTTCATTGGCTACTGGGTGTTTGGGAACAGTGTCGAGGACAACATTCTGATTTCGTTGGAGAAACCCGCTTGGCTTGTTGCAACTGCGAACTTGTTCGTTGTCATTCATGTCATTGGAAGTTACCAAGTAAATGATTCGcccctctctttctttccaatGTGAATTTCATCTGCAAGATgttctcttcatttttctctctttgttcATTGCAGGTCTTCGCAATGCCAGTTTTTGACATGGCAGAATCATATCTTGTCAAGAGGATGCATTTCACCCCAAGTCTAATGCTTCGCATCATTACACGCACTTCATACGTTGGTAAGTAACATTGAAGtggtaataaatataaatctcaTATCAGATATCATAAGATATCAATAAACTTCAAATGCAATAATGGGGAGAAAGTAATTAATCTGATAATGACAATTACAATCTGTCTAATTCTGACTTGGCAGCCCTTACCATGTTCCTTGGAATGACTTTCCCTTTCTTTGGTGGACTGCTGAGTTTCTTTGGAGGCTTTGCTTTCGCTCCCACGTCATACTATGTAAGGCATCCGTAGTAACATCAAAACTTTTCCCCCTATATCACCTTTAACCTCTATATTGCAACTGCCAAAACCATCTAATTTGTTAATCAACTTTGCAGCTTCCTTGCATCATATGGCTTGCCATTTACAAACCGAAAAGATTCAGCTTGTCATGGATCACAAACTGGGTATGCTCTTTGTGATTTTGTGGaaacttaattataattttgactGTCTAAAGTATCCAATCGGATAATATATATTTCCTTGGATGTGGCAGACATGCATTATCGTTGGTGTACTTTTGATGGTATTGGCTCCAATAGGCGCATTGAGGCAGCTCATTCTTCAATCTAAGAACTTCAAGTTTTACTCTTGATTAAACTTTCTTCAAGGAGAAAGATCAGGGAGTGCATCAATCGACAAGCTGCATGCTGATGTGCTGTTTAACatttactcttttttctttttcccatttttattttgtttaaagaTTAGAGATCTTGGTTAATGTAGTAAAAGTACATAAAGTTAGTTACTAGCTTATGTTTAGGTAGAGTTGGGAAGGTGACACATAAAGAATGTGTAACAtcttccttattttttttaatttcgattGTGTTCTAATGTTGATTATGTATTAAAATTACAGATACATATgtgacataatatttaaaaaaaatttcaaaaaatttattatatacttttattagATAAATCCTtataactaattttttttttttcttattgtaAGAGTTAAACAAACTTTATCCATTTCCCTCCACACTCACACTCACTCTTTCGCTTGCAAAATGCAAATCCTCCAAACCcctcatttcttctctttccctAAACCCTTAAACCTTTCCGCCCCAAAACCCTGTTCTCACCCCCATCATTTACCATgcttcccttccttgttcaaaACCCATTTCCCCAAACCTTCGACCACCCCAAAATCCTTCAGCTCCGACGAATTCCCCGTCGATGAAACCTTCCTCGAGAACTTCGGGCCCAAAGACAAAGAAACCGAAGACGAAGCCCGTCGGCGCAACTGGATCGAACGAGGCTGGGCCCCATGGGAAGAAATCTTAACCCCAGAAGCCGATTTCGCTAGAAAATCCCTTAACGAAGGCGAAGAAGTCCCTCTCCAAACCCCTGAAGCCATCGAGGCTTTTAAAATGCTAAAACCTTCTTACAGGCTTCAAAAAATGAAGGAAATGGGGATTACAGAGGATGAATGGTATCGAAAGCAGTTTGAGATAAAAGGGGAGATTCCAGACCCTCTGGAAACGTTGTGGGCAGGGCCATTGGCGTTGAGACACGTGCCGCCACGAGATTGGCCGCCGAGTGGATGGGAAGTGGATAGAGAGGAACTAGAGTTTATGAGGGAAGTGCATAAGTTACAGGCGGTGAGGGTGGATTTGGAGAAGGTGGAGAAGGAGGCGATAACTGGTGAAGCAAATATGGGTTTGGACAGATATAAAGTTTTTTTGAAGCAATATAAAGAGTGGGTTGATGCTAATAAGGATAGATTGGAAGAGGAGTCTTATAAGGTTtgcattttattatatatatagtcttcctttttcatttcgaGCGTGTTTGgcatgttttcttttatgtgggttgtgtgtgtgtgtgtgtttatACTAAGTTGATTTGGGGTCAAATTTGGACGTTTTGgttaattattttgtaatGGGGTTACAAAgaagtttatatttaaagtattttaTTGTGAAGGCatttaaagaaataattatCTAAATCTTAAAAGTGTGATCGAAGGAGAATGATTAGTTGATGCTGAAATCTCTCTTTGAGTTTCGAGTAAGGTTGACATGTTAATGAGTTTCTGTGCTGGGTTTTAAATTGGGATAAAGATCTGGTAATATATGAGTagtgtatgtatgtataattGAAGAAGTTCACCTCGTTAAGCCATTATATTCTGCTGTTTGGTGATGCAGTATGACCAAGATTACCATCCTGGTAGGAGAAAAAGAGGGAAGGACTACAACGAGGACATGGTAAATTGAATTGCCAGTTTCTCCTAGTTTATAAGTAttagtttttccttttcttcttttcttatattttgttCCAAATTACTTAAAGGTATTGATGATGACCAATTTATTGTTTTCGACAGTATGAGCTTCCATTTTATTATCCAGGACAGGTAAGTTTCCCAGGTCATTGTTTCTTATTGAAAtactttttaagttttcaaagATCACATTAGAAAGAACAGGTGTATGATGGATTATGTCTGTGCAGATCTGTGAAGGCAAAGTGACTACTTTACACCTATATCAGGGGGCATTTGTGGACATAGGTGGTGTATATGAGGGGTAATTTTCATCACTCAATCTAATTTAGTTGtaccaataaaattattagtttaaacgataaattttatcatctcctaagttttgttttttctttttccttaaattAGTTTTGCATAACTTTCCCCCCTAGTGTATCCTAAAGGCTTTTGTAGCCAAAGATCACATGTACCCAAAAAGAGAATCTCTCCTAAAGGCTAAAATTCCCTATTTGTTCAcaatttgattttttccaAACTTCAAATATGTGTAGCTTTGTTCACAATTTTTTAATGTGCAGTTACTAGGACATTGACTTGGCATAAACTGTGTAATTCTCACCCATAATTTTGCAAAGAAGAGATATGGCATTTTGCAATTCCAAATGGCATACTTAAAGACATAATGTAAATTCTGAGAGGCATCGTTTATTTAACAATTTGATAACTAATGATTTCAAATATTCAGCAGTAGTGGATTAATGGCTATTGTATAGGCTTGATTCACAATAGCTGATTCAGTATCAACTGATTCAATAGATTATTTATGATTTCACTCATGATTATAAGTTGATAGAGTCCATGTTTAACTGTGAAGGTTTCCTACTAGATTTATATATTGTATCCATATATTTCAGGTGGGTCCCAATCAAAGGTAACGATTTGTTTTGGATCCGCCATCACATAAAAGTTGGTATGCATGTTATTGTTGAAATTCTGGTGAGCATTTTTtggcttttcctttttgtattaattatttctATTAATTCCTTTTTCTGCTACTAAACTTCCTATTGACATTAATTATGTATCTGTTAATAGTATGtttcacctttttcttttatttcatcTTTTCTGTAGGCCAAACGAGATCCTTACCGGTTTCGGTTTCCTATTGAAATGCGTTTTGTCCATCCTAACATAGATCATCTGGTGTATGTAAATATGGTAGTTCtttgttctttattttctatgtGGTATAACATGGAATCTGATTGGTATTTAGTGCCACTAGGAGTTCATGCTGTTGTTAAGTTTATTAATTCTAAAATGCTTTCTCATTGTTTTCTGACATTTGCATCCTTACTTCCAGGTTTAACAGATTTGACTTTCCACCAATATTTCACCGTGATGAGGATACTAATCCAGATGAATTACGGGTATGTACCTTCTAGTCTACTTTTTGTCCTTTTTATCATTACTATGTCAAGGTTTTCTATATCTGAACTGAACTCGTTGAGACCATCTTTTATGGTGTCAACATGGTAGAAATCGGATTTGCCTCAACTTTAACATGTTctattttgatttgtttggttttttagAGTCTTTCTCAGGTGTTGTGTTTTATCCAACGCACATTTTATGGACTGTAATTCTTGTTACTATAAATTTGTTGGTTTTCTCTCGATTGTTCACTAGGAAGCAGACTTGTGGATGTTTACTCCTCTATTGATGGTTTTGTCTATCTAATTTGTTTGTTTGGAGGGTGGGGGGACTTTGATTCTACCATCCTGAAGCTTGTTGTTTGGGTTatttaattaaagtatgaCTTCAAAAATTAGTGCAACTGAGATATTTGTTATCCCCTAGTGATTTTGTTTACTGATTGttctattaattattttgaatttcaaatttctacCATCATTAtgctttaatttctttttgttcccTTTGCAGCGTGATTGTGGAAGACCTCCTGTTCCTAAAAAACATCCTGGAACAAAACCAGAAGAGGAGCCATTGTTGTCAAATCACCCTTATGTTGATAAGGTAATTCGGCAGCAATATCTTTGTTGCTGATCAGTTTTTTAGATATGAATGCatcttttttcatctttttggtAGGACTGACTTCTTTTTGATAGCATTGTGCTAAACCTCTGGCTAATAAGTTTGTTCATGCATGTGCATCAGTGCATGCCATGGGTGTGGGCATTCCAAGAACTGATGCATCttcttatgacaatatttgtaCATAGCCATGTTAACAATGGTTGTCTAATGCTATTATTACCCACCTGACCACTTCTTCTGTGAGCCGCATATAATCAATCTTTCTACTATATccatttttgtcttttatgCAGTTGTGGCAGATCCATGTTGCTGAGCAAATGATTTTGGATGATTTGGAGGCAAATCCTGAGAAATATAAAGGTAAAAAGTTATCAGAATTAACTGATGACGATGATTATGATGACGAGAACAATGTTCAATACACCAAAGCATATTACAAGAAAAGCCTAATACCAAAAATGATTCTGGtgagcctttttttttttttttactcaccAACTTATCTGCCTATATCTACCTTCTAATGGTTATATATCTGGATAGAAAACAAGTGTTAAAGAACTTGATTTGGAAGCTGCCTTAGCTGAGCGTGAGGTAATTATTCCTTAGCTGTTTGCAGCCTctattcttgattttttttttagtttttctctcATCTTtcagaaatttctttttaccaCCTTAGTGCTTGGTAGTTATGTGAAAGATGGACAGTCTTCTGTTCTAACAATATTCTATGAACAAGGCATGTGCTTCTTGTGAACTAGAATAAGATGCAAAGCCTGAGAATTGTCCTGGTGGTCACTAATCAAAAGTGATTGTGTTCATTTTATGTATACCTTACACAAAGGTCAAACAATTTCATAAATATCCATAAAGTCAATATGATATTGCTTTCCAACCATGAAGTGCGAATTCTTTTATAATTCTACGAAGCCGTCAGGAGTTTtctgttgttttttttttttttgaaaggtaagTGTTTTCTCTGGTTGTGGTCTTTAAGTTACCATATAATCAAACTTCTGATggagatttatttttttccctgGAATCTGATACAGCTCCATAATAAACTTAGAAgtgaagcaaaagaaagaggaGAGGAATATAAAATCAGCAAGTTTAGGCGAAATATTGAGATGGATGAATATGATTTTATACATTGGCGTCGATCATTTGAGGAAAGAGAAGCTTTGATCAGAGACATCAGCTGGTATTCCCATTggtcttttttcttcctccccCTTTTACCTATATGTTAACCCCACAGCCGACCTCTGTTATGCTGTTATATGCTCCTATATCAGGATATCAAccttcaaatcaaattaaactGTAACATGACCTcacaattttgaattttattaatactGAACCGAAGGGCAATCTTGTTTTTGATTGCACCGTACTAAACATTTTTCTAGGTAATGAAACTAATTCTAACAATATAAAGGGAGGTCAGTGATGCTAGTTGCCTTTAGAATTGTCATTccaaaaaattaacatataaAGTTGCAAATGCTGAATAAATTAAGTTATCTTGCCATGTATGCAAATCACTCTTTTATAGGTACTTCGTCTTTTAATTGTGAAATACATGCAATACATTATTCATTACTTATGGTGATTTTAGCAAATTGCAACTGGTGAAAAAATTGACTGTATTAATAGCTTATTTTCTTGGCCTAAAGTAGTGCAATTTTGAGTGATGGTTCATCAAGATATTTGTGTCATAGAATCTTAACCAAGCATTAAAATAGAGTTAGCTTTTAATCTATGGTTCTTAG
This window encodes:
- the LOC18605060 gene encoding protein PLASTID TRANSCRIPTIONALLY ACTIVE 10 isoform X2, yielding MQILQTPHFFSFPKPLNLSAPKPCSHPHHLPCFPSLFKTHFPKPSTTPKSFSSDEFPVDETFLENFGPKDKETEDEARRRNWIERGWAPWEEILTPEADFARKSLNEGEEVPLQTPEAIEAFKMLKPSYRLQKMKEMGITEDEWYRKQFEIKGEIPDPLETLWAGPLALRHVPPRDWPPSGWEVDREELEFMREVHKLQAVRVDLEKVEKEAITGEANMGLDRYKVFLKQYKEWVDANKDRLEEESYKYDQDYHPGRRKRGKDYNEDMYELPFYYPGQICEGKVTTLHLYQGAFVDIGGVYEGWVPIKGNDLFWIRHHIKVGMHVIVEILAKRDPYRFRFPIEMRFVHPNIDHLVFNRFDFPPIFHRDEDTNPDELRRDCGRPPVPKKHPGTKPEEEPLLSNHPYVDKLWQIHVAEQMILDDLEANPEKYKGKKLSELTDDDDYDDENNVQYTKAYYKKSLIPKMILLHNKLRSEAKERGEEYKISKFRRNIEMDEYDFIHWRRSFEEREALIRDISCRQALGLPLEEPGRYKDASYFGKDQYDPSNPLYRYDYWGEPKNSEKSKQERMTDAHNKSIVGKGTVWYEMSYDDAIKQKMQREARSKGTMQKEADEDEKRQQDSDDEDFDYSILSESSLGFPNQPLVNGTESSSITDGGMFEN
- the LOC18605059 gene encoding lysine histidine transporter 1, whose product is METQPETQDSSSKPETLNDWLPITKSRNAKWWYSAFHNVTAMVGAGVLGLPYAMSELGWGAGTVIMILSWVITLYTLWQMVEMHEMVPGKRFDRYHELGQHAFGEKLGLWVVVPQQLMVEVGVNIVYMVTGGKSLKKFHDTVCPNCTDIRTTYFIMIFASVHFVLSHLPSFNSITAVSFAAAIMSFSYSTIAWVASIHKGVQPSVEYIERASTSAGQVFGFFSALGDVAFAFAGHNVVLEIQATIPSTPEKPSKKPMWKGVIVAYIVVALCYFPVSFIGYWVFGNSVEDNILISLEKPAWLVATANLFVVIHVIGSYQVFAMPVFDMAESYLVKRMHFTPSLMLRIITRTSYVALTMFLGMTFPFFGGLLSFFGGFAFAPTSYYLPCIIWLAIYKPKRFSLSWITNWTCIIVGVLLMVLAPIGALRQLILQSKNFKFYS
- the LOC18605060 gene encoding protein PLASTID TRANSCRIPTIONALLY ACTIVE 10 isoform X1, yielding MQILQTPHFFSFPKPLNLSAPKPCSHPHHLPCFPSLFKTHFPKPSTTPKSFSSDEFPVDETFLENFGPKDKETEDEARRRNWIERGWAPWEEILTPEADFARKSLNEGEEVPLQTPEAIEAFKMLKPSYRLQKMKEMGITEDEWYRKQFEIKGEIPDPLETLWAGPLALRHVPPRDWPPSGWEVDREELEFMREVHKLQAVRVDLEKVEKEAITGEANMGLDRYKVFLKQYKEWVDANKDRLEEESYKYDQDYHPGRRKRGKDYNEDMYELPFYYPGQICEGKVTTLHLYQGAFVDIGGVYEGWVPIKGNDLFWIRHHIKVGMHVIVEILAKRDPYRFRFPIEMRFVHPNIDHLVFNRFDFPPIFHRDEDTNPDELRRDCGRPPVPKKHPGTKPEEEPLLSNHPYVDKLWQIHVAEQMILDDLEANPEKYKGKKLSELTDDDDYDDENNVQYTKAYYKKSLIPKMILKTSVKELDLEAALAERELHNKLRSEAKERGEEYKISKFRRNIEMDEYDFIHWRRSFEEREALIRDISCRQALGLPLEEPGRYKDASYFGKDQYDPSNPLYRYDYWGEPKNSEKSKQERMTDAHNKSIVGKGTVWYEMSYDDAIKQKMQREARSKGTMQKEADEDEKRQQDSDDEDFDYSILSESSLGFPNQPLVNGTESSSITDGGMFEN